One segment of bacterium DNA contains the following:
- a CDS encoding DUF1566 domain-containing protein — protein sequence MRLARRALPALLTGVGLCCSARAASPPAPVLQTGQTRCYGETGASDAVCAGTGQDGEIRSGARWPEPRFAAEGDQMIVDRLTGLVWTRDANAAGGPRTWQEALAYVRTLDAGNHLGHGDWRLPNVNELGSLFNAQANLAEWLQAQGFRNLQVDYYWTSTTYASYPRYAWSVDIYGGIVAGHDKADLYFVWPVRRREPGAVSLPQTGQNTCHDQSGTVSACAGTGQDGESQAGVPWPSPRFVANADGTVSDRLTGLVWSREGQAPGPEVCRPGTRMTLRAALQFVTCLNANSYLGWKDWRLPNRNELATLVDRGQADSSAWLNTSGFSRVQSASYWSSSAFVYNPGNWWSVNLHDGAVTTYARGHGINVWPVRGGE from the coding sequence ATGAGACTCGCTCGGCGCGCGCTGCCCGCTCTGCTCACCGGCGTCGGTCTTTGCTGCTCCGCCCGCGCGGCCTCGCCGCCCGCTCCGGTCCTGCAGACCGGCCAGACCAGGTGCTACGGCGAGACGGGCGCGAGCGACGCCGTCTGCGCCGGGACGGGCCAGGACGGGGAGATCAGGAGCGGTGCGCGCTGGCCCGAGCCGCGCTTCGCGGCGGAAGGCGATCAGATGATCGTCGACCGGCTGACGGGACTGGTCTGGACCAGGGACGCCAACGCAGCCGGCGGGCCGAGGACCTGGCAGGAGGCGCTTGCGTACGTCAGGACTCTCGACGCCGGAAACCACCTGGGTCACGGCGATTGGCGCCTGCCCAACGTCAACGAACTCGGGAGCCTCTTCAACGCGCAGGCCAATCTGGCCGAGTGGCTGCAGGCCCAGGGATTTCGCAATCTCCAGGTGGACTACTACTGGACGTCCACCACCTACGCCAGCTACCCGCGATACGCCTGGAGCGTCGACATCTACGGCGGCATCGTGGCCGGCCATGACAAGGCGGACCTCTACTTCGTCTGGCCGGTGCGCCGGAGGGAGCCGGGTGCCGTTTCCTTGCCGCAGACCGGCCAGAACACCTGCCATGATCAATCCGGAACCGTGAGCGCCTGCGCCGGAACCGGTCAGGACGGCGAATCGCAGGCCGGCGTCCCCTGGCCGAGCCCGCGCTTTGTCGCGAATGCCGACGGGACCGTGTCCGACAGGTTGACGGGGCTGGTGTGGAGCAGGGAAGGCCAGGCGCCCGGCCCCGAAGTCTGCAGGCCCGGCACGCGCATGACCCTGCGAGCTGCGCTACAATTCGTGACGTGTCTCAACGCCAACAGCTATCTGGGCTGGAAGGACTGGCGCCTGCCGAACCGCAACGAACTCGCGACCCTGGTGGACCGCGGCCAGGCCGACAGCTCCGCGTGGCTGAACACGTCGGGATTCTCGAGGGTGCAGTCCGCCAGCTACTGGTCCTCGAGCGCCTTCGTCTACAACCCCGGCAACTGGTGGAGCGTGAATCTTCACGACGGCGCCGTGACGACCTACGCCAGGGGACACGGCATCAACGTCTGGCCGGTCCGCGGCGGGGAGTGA
- a CDS encoding DUF1566 domain-containing protein, protein MPARFAAIFFVLLALPLPAGAGTIQLPRTGQSTCYDATGVIIDCANTGQDGDTQTGVPWPSPRFTDNGDGTVTDNLTGLIWLRDANCTDTVGGIPRAGGLLNWPSALTWCNSLAHGRCGLADNSVAGDWRLPNINELKSLVDHSRHDPDLPGGHPFRNVQPLWYWSSTSNPVYTAGAFNVGMSRGSIHVTDKLPSRFGSSNVSDKEESALGVWPVRGGQPARERRNPSPTVPPAP, encoded by the coding sequence ATGCCGGCACGGTTCGCCGCCATCTTCTTCGTGCTGCTGGCCTTGCCCCTGCCCGCCGGCGCCGGGACGATCCAGCTTCCGCGGACCGGGCAGAGCACCTGCTACGACGCGACCGGCGTCATCATCGACTGCGCCAACACCGGCCAGGACGGCGACACGCAGACCGGGGTGCCCTGGCCTTCCCCCCGCTTCACGGACAACGGGGACGGCACCGTCACCGACAACCTGACCGGGCTGATCTGGCTCAGGGACGCCAACTGCACCGACACCGTCGGGGGGATTCCGCGGGCCGGCGGGCTGCTGAACTGGCCCTCGGCGCTCACGTGGTGCAACAGCCTGGCGCACGGCAGATGCGGCCTCGCCGACAACTCCGTGGCCGGCGACTGGCGCCTCCCCAACATCAACGAGCTGAAGAGCCTCGTCGACCACTCGCGACACGACCCGGACCTGCCCGGCGGTCATCCGTTCCGCAATGTTCAACCCCTGTGGTACTGGTCGTCCACGTCGAACCCGGTCTACACCGCCGGCGCGTTCAACGTCGGGATGAGCCGCGGCAGCATCCACGTCACCGACAAGCTGCCCAGCCGGTTCGGCTCCAGCAATGTCTCGGACAAGGAGGAAAGCGCCCTCGGGGTCTGGCCGGTCCGCGGCGGGCAGCCGGCCCGCGAGCGGAGGAATCCCTCCCCTACCGTGCCTCCGGCGCCATGA
- a CDS encoding methyltransferase domain-containing protein, whose product MKGVRLVCAALAVTGAAMLGRALAAEVPVPPAQQQGLLQAGPPSSHPPLEVAVRRQNSRQEKINLEAFVDTLGIATGMSILDIGAGPGYASFLFAERLQGSGAVYATDIRADFVEHITAEAKRRGLGNLSAAVVSANGLDEFYARHRYDLVFLSNVYHALDARVDYFTKLRAFLKPGGRLVVILYNQTPLFSEDDLARPEELAGRLAQEPPESPFVSRLSDATRQLLRSPGKDAALKDALVRDFNRMLLDPQFYRHFYRDSYFTRGMFSPAERDLANWLLMTLEEDGALDDTFDRGDQRKLRAVIKLNRLFFSARFGDCLAEGGRGAYFPAGDANRHTSKYVMLRELAVAGYRLVEEKPLPPFFDAVIMAPEAR is encoded by the coding sequence ATGAAGGGCGTGAGGCTGGTCTGCGCTGCGCTCGCGGTGACCGGCGCGGCCATGCTCGGCCGGGCCCTTGCGGCCGAAGTCCCGGTGCCGCCCGCCCAGCAGCAGGGGCTCCTGCAGGCGGGTCCGCCCTCTTCGCATCCTCCCCTCGAGGTGGCGGTCCGGCGGCAGAATTCCCGGCAGGAGAAGATCAATCTCGAGGCGTTCGTCGACACCCTGGGCATCGCGACGGGGATGTCGATCCTCGACATTGGCGCCGGCCCGGGCTACGCCTCCTTCCTGTTTGCCGAGAGGCTCCAGGGAAGCGGCGCGGTCTACGCGACCGACATCCGCGCGGACTTCGTCGAGCACATTACGGCGGAGGCGAAGCGGCGCGGCCTCGGCAACCTCTCCGCGGCCGTGGTTTCCGCCAACGGCCTGGACGAGTTCTACGCCAGGCACCGGTATGACCTGGTGTTCCTCTCGAACGTCTATCACGCCCTCGACGCCCGTGTCGACTACTTCACGAAGCTGCGCGCCTTCCTCAAGCCGGGCGGCCGGCTGGTCGTCATCCTCTACAACCAGACGCCGCTGTTTTCCGAAGACGATCTCGCCCGCCCCGAAGAGTTGGCGGGACGTCTCGCCCAGGAGCCGCCCGAGAGCCCCTTCGTCTCGCGACTGTCGGACGCCACGCGGCAGCTTCTCAGGAGTCCCGGGAAGGACGCGGCGCTCAAGGACGCCCTGGTCCGGGACTTCAATCGGATGCTCCTGGACCCGCAGTTCTACCGGCACTTCTACCGGGACTCGTATTTCACCCGGGGCATGTTCTCGCCGGCGGAGCGCGATCTCGCCAACTGGCTGCTCATGACGCTCGAAGAGGACGGCGCGCTCGACGACACCTTCGATCGGGGCGACCAGAGGAAGCTGCGCGCGGTGATCAAGCTGAACCGTCTCTTCTTCAGCGCGCGGTTCGGCGACTGCCTTGCGGAAGGCGGGAGGGGCGCCTACTTCCCGGCTGGCGACGCCAACCGCCACACCAGCAAGTACGTGATGCTCAGGGAACTCGCCGTCGCCGGCTACCGGCTCGTCGAGGAGAAGCCTCTCCCGCCGTTCTTCGACGCCGTGATCATGGCGCCGGAGGCACGGTAG
- a CDS encoding coproporphyrinogen-III oxidase family protein, with product MQHAEMLALASARIRSFATEELRKAGFLPLDGGYFPAIYYPPITKYPEATQEDIFRGFSFAAGGRNSLYFHLPFCPRRCAYCHWVVCVGNSSEEVDRYLDALRREVRIYQGLLGGAVISPTSILVGGGTPSMLSPAQTERFLRGIAEDFDLGNCRQITCETEPTTILGPEGRAKLRAMKAGGVNRISLGVQSFDDGILKGTGRLHTARDARDALQAIRDAGFESVSIDLIYGYPGSTLKNWVETLMTAAALGVDAYQLYRLRIVPHGARPGSITKMYDTSPEIFPPLEEIYLMKELGLLISERNGYRETSRRVFARGPEHNSEYLQDHTDRLANVLGFGISAWNNLQDRFFINTGRGLDDYHAAVDRGRLPVARGKIKTADDVRRWAVCVSLKHAGVDRRRYEAVTGTPLEREFGDRIERLARYGLLEEREGLVTLTEKGRFFADEVVIQFYHPDYIPFPRSAYADGELSPYRR from the coding sequence ATGCAGCACGCTGAGATGTTGGCACTGGCGAGCGCGAGGATTCGATCCTTTGCCACGGAGGAGCTGCGCAAGGCCGGGTTCCTGCCGCTGGACGGCGGCTACTTCCCCGCCATCTATTACCCGCCGATCACCAAGTATCCCGAGGCGACCCAGGAGGACATCTTCCGCGGCTTCTCGTTCGCTGCGGGAGGCCGGAATTCGCTGTACTTCCATCTCCCCTTCTGCCCGAGAAGGTGCGCCTACTGCCACTGGGTGGTCTGCGTCGGCAATTCGAGCGAGGAGGTCGACCGCTACCTCGACGCCCTGCGGCGGGAGGTGCGAATCTACCAGGGCCTCCTCGGGGGGGCGGTCATCTCCCCGACGTCCATCCTCGTCGGGGGCGGCACGCCCTCGATGCTCTCCCCGGCCCAGACGGAGAGGTTCCTGCGGGGGATCGCCGAGGACTTCGACCTCGGGAACTGCCGTCAGATCACCTGCGAGACGGAGCCGACGACCATCCTCGGCCCGGAGGGAAGGGCCAAGCTGCGGGCGATGAAGGCTGGCGGCGTGAACCGGATCAGCCTCGGCGTCCAGTCCTTCGACGACGGCATCCTGAAGGGCACGGGGAGGCTGCACACCGCCCGGGATGCACGGGACGCGCTCCAGGCGATCCGCGACGCCGGCTTCGAAAGCGTCAGCATCGATCTGATCTACGGCTACCCGGGGTCGACCCTGAAGAACTGGGTGGAGACGCTGATGACCGCCGCCGCCCTCGGCGTCGACGCCTATCAGCTGTACCGCCTGCGCATCGTCCCCCACGGAGCACGGCCGGGCTCGATCACGAAGATGTACGACACCTCCCCCGAGATCTTCCCCCCGCTGGAGGAGATCTACCTCATGAAGGAGCTGGGACTGCTGATCTCGGAGCGGAACGGCTATCGGGAGACCTCGAGGCGGGTGTTCGCCCGCGGGCCGGAGCACAACTCGGAGTACCTGCAGGACCACACGGACCGCCTTGCCAACGTCCTGGGATTCGGCATCTCGGCCTGGAACAACCTCCAGGACCGCTTCTTCATCAACACCGGCAGGGGCCTCGACGATTATCACGCCGCCGTCGACCGGGGGAGGCTGCCCGTGGCCCGCGGCAAGATCAAGACCGCGGACGACGTGCGCCGGTGGGCGGTCTGCGTCTCGTTGAAGCACGCCGGCGTCGACCGCAGGCGCTACGAAGCCGTGACGGGCACGCCGCTGGAGAGAGAGTTCGGCGACAGGATCGAGAGGCTGGCGCGGTACGGCCTGCTCGAGGAGCGGGAGGGGCTGGTGACGCTCACCGAGAAGGGGCGGTTCTTCGCGGACGAGGTCGTCATCCAGTTCTATCACCCCGACTACATCCCCTTCCCGCGGTCGGCCTATGCCGACGGGGAATTGAGTCCCTACCGGAGGTGA
- a CDS encoding class I SAM-dependent methyltransferase: MPALLVAAGNPAAAAHSGTQSGVLVPGRIERDSRRFEMLNTAALWDVLAIRPGMTILDLGTGTGQFAYAFADRLHGQGRVYATDVNEGCVRYVQEQAAARGLPNIVPALVKRDGLDPFYRSDTYELIAMFHVLMDYGKEAEFLRYLLGSLAPGGRLVLILQKSVPDFSAADFTDDHEALAREILRERLDSPFSRVFRESTPEVMRASAGSGAAAGLAAAVAGDFNATLADANFGMAFLDGEALRKDLAFSPGEREFVQWLALSNNRQSVVRGTPNATWVSGEKARMINKLLIVQRFRKFLRSDALFTSGLSQAGREAFARAGYALQREYADLVPLEDVLVFTRAAPRPDKSDAAR; this comes from the coding sequence GTGCCGGCGCTGCTCGTCGCGGCCGGGAACCCCGCGGCGGCTGCGCATTCGGGCACCCAGAGCGGCGTCCTCGTCCCCGGGAGGATCGAGCGCGACAGCCGGCGCTTCGAGATGCTGAACACGGCGGCGCTCTGGGACGTGCTGGCGATCAGGCCGGGGATGACCATCCTGGATCTCGGCACCGGCACCGGCCAGTTCGCATACGCCTTCGCCGATCGGCTCCACGGGCAGGGAAGAGTGTACGCCACCGATGTCAACGAGGGCTGCGTGCGGTACGTGCAGGAGCAGGCAGCGGCACGGGGGCTTCCGAACATCGTCCCCGCGTTGGTGAAACGCGACGGCCTCGACCCCTTCTATCGATCGGACACCTACGAGCTGATCGCCATGTTCCACGTCCTCATGGACTACGGGAAGGAAGCCGAGTTCCTGAGATACCTCCTGGGGTCGTTGGCGCCGGGCGGGCGGCTCGTCCTCATCCTCCAGAAGAGCGTCCCCGACTTCTCCGCGGCCGATTTCACCGACGACCACGAAGCGCTTGCCAGGGAGATCCTGCGGGAACGCCTCGACTCCCCGTTCTCCCGGGTCTTTCGGGAATCCACCCCGGAGGTGATGAGGGCGTCGGCGGGATCGGGCGCTGCTGCGGGTCTGGCCGCTGCGGTTGCCGGGGATTTCAACGCCACGCTGGCGGACGCCAACTTCGGCATGGCCTTCCTCGACGGCGAGGCCCTCAGGAAGGATCTGGCATTCAGCCCCGGAGAGCGGGAGTTCGTTCAATGGCTCGCCCTCTCCAACAACCGGCAGAGCGTGGTGCGGGGGACACCGAACGCAACCTGGGTTTCCGGTGAAAAGGCCAGGATGATCAACAAGCTCCTGATCGTCCAGCGATTCCGGAAGTTCCTGAGAAGCGACGCCTTGTTCACGTCGGGGCTGTCGCAGGCGGGCAGGGAGGCGTTTGCACGCGCGGGGTATGCCCTGCAGCGGGAGTACGCCGATCTCGTCCCCCTGGAGGATGTCCTTGTCTTCACCCGGGCGGCCCCCAGGCCGGACAAGAGCGATGCAGCACGCTGA
- a CDS encoding phosphomethylpyrimidine synthase ThiC produces the protein MPVSPKEVAEVAHREQVPVEALAAAHAAGEAVIITSGRAGVRPVGIGKGLRAKFACIVGTSTAEPDMETVVRKAKIAVEQGAAVVHDGSAGGDVREMHRRLRDAVAAPLALCHPIGVMADACLRQRPFVDLAEGEFIEAARRDIEQGIEVLLLPLGISRSIVAGLNDSGRVMPCCSKSGSIMSAWIAHNDRENPYCRHFDEILALAKEHGTTLSVVGSFRSGCIHDALDGPQYEELKTMAEYVGRARAAGVQIMAGSGGHLPADRIGPFIRYQKELLRVPITCFGPQVTDISLGFDHASAAMGQIIALLAGADEIFAVTPAEHLGMPDEEQTREGCIVAALACHGADLARGKDREMDHALSVAREAGSWKDQLPFARDERVRTVLRQAGEKGAGCSVCGDVCAYRVMSRVAGKRTDER, from the coding sequence ATGCCTGTTTCGCCGAAGGAAGTAGCCGAGGTGGCCCACCGGGAGCAGGTGCCCGTCGAGGCGCTCGCCGCCGCCCACGCCGCCGGCGAGGCGGTGATCATCACGTCCGGGCGGGCGGGGGTGCGGCCGGTCGGCATCGGGAAGGGCCTCAGGGCGAAATTCGCCTGCATCGTCGGCACGTCCACGGCGGAGCCGGACATGGAGACGGTCGTCAGGAAGGCGAAGATCGCCGTCGAGCAGGGGGCGGCCGTCGTCCACGACGGCAGCGCCGGCGGCGACGTGCGGGAGATGCACCGGCGCCTCCGGGACGCCGTGGCCGCCCCCCTTGCGTTGTGCCATCCCATCGGTGTCATGGCCGACGCCTGCCTCCGCCAGAGGCCCTTCGTCGATCTCGCCGAAGGCGAATTCATCGAGGCGGCCAGGAGGGACATCGAGCAGGGCATCGAGGTGCTGCTGCTGCCGCTGGGCATTTCCCGGTCGATCGTGGCGGGGCTGAACGACAGCGGGCGCGTGATGCCCTGCTGCAGCAAGTCCGGCTCGATCATGAGCGCCTGGATCGCGCACAACGACCGGGAGAACCCCTACTGCCGCCATTTCGACGAGATCCTCGCGCTGGCAAAGGAGCACGGCACGACCCTGTCCGTCGTCGGCTCCTTCCGCTCGGGCTGCATTCACGACGCGCTCGACGGCCCGCAGTACGAGGAGCTGAAGACGATGGCCGAGTATGTCGGCCGCGCCAGGGCGGCCGGCGTGCAGATCATGGCCGGCTCCGGGGGGCACCTGCCTGCCGACAGGATCGGCCCCTTCATCCGCTATCAGAAGGAGCTGCTGCGCGTCCCCATCACCTGCTTCGGCCCCCAGGTCACCGACATCTCGCTGGGGTTCGATCACGCCAGCGCCGCCATGGGGCAGATCATCGCCCTCCTCGCCGGGGCCGACGAAATCTTCGCCGTGACGCCGGCGGAGCACCTCGGCATGCCGGACGAGGAGCAGACCAGGGAGGGCTGCATCGTCGCGGCGCTGGCCTGCCACGGCGCCGATCTGGCGCGGGGAAAGGACCGGGAGATGGATCACGCTCTTTCCGTCGCGCGTGAGGCCGGCTCCTGGAAGGACCAGCTGCCGTTCGCCCGGGACGAGCGGGTGAGGACCGTGCTCAGGCAGGCCGGCGAGAAAGGAGCGGGGTGCAGCGTCTGCGGCGATGTCTGCGCCTACCGCGTCATGAGCCGCGTCGCCGGCAAGAGGACGGACGAGCGATGA
- a CDS encoding pyridoxal-phosphate dependent enzyme produces the protein MDRHVDPAFAPGESLILRYHRAIGFDELSEDDYRRVSLREGARILEFLEYKGVRVYLDDESTLMASGTFKSLEACFVMALCRKRGYRAAAFSSGANLGAALSLYGRSAGVETFFFHPDATSWKLDDASFAFPGAHVISVDRPERDVKRAALLFAEMSGIPHVPALEWRFAATGLRALFVFETMVERRLRFDWVSQTICAGFGPIGFYDRVGALVREGAMGVEGVPKFLGIQQEARSPMARAWRKGHRRIEAEDAECVSDDLLDQALYNTNPEGSYPLLCRHLERYGGELRALRREEYERRLPLLLRELANNDIPVKTREVNGREEIMEKAGIMALAGTLQAIDEGTIREGETVLSFFTGGAGGFSGREAVPECLIGREEDLAAAVERYWKGVEGRSFTTSP, from the coding sequence GTGGATAGGCACGTCGACCCGGCGTTCGCCCCGGGAGAGAGCCTGATCCTTCGCTACCATCGGGCAATCGGGTTCGATGAATTGAGCGAGGACGATTATCGTCGGGTCAGCCTCCGGGAAGGGGCCCGGATCCTGGAGTTCCTCGAATACAAGGGCGTCCGGGTCTATCTCGACGACGAATCGACGCTGATGGCGTCCGGCACCTTCAAGTCGCTGGAAGCCTGTTTCGTCATGGCCCTGTGCCGCAAGAGGGGTTACCGGGCGGCGGCCTTCTCCTCGGGGGCCAATCTCGGCGCGGCCCTTTCGCTGTACGGCCGCAGCGCGGGCGTCGAGACCTTCTTCTTCCACCCGGACGCCACTTCCTGGAAGCTCGACGACGCCTCCTTCGCGTTCCCCGGCGCGCACGTCATCTCGGTCGACAGGCCGGAGAGGGACGTCAAGAGGGCCGCCCTGCTCTTCGCGGAGATGAGCGGGATCCCGCACGTTCCGGCGCTGGAGTGGCGCTTCGCCGCCACGGGCCTGCGGGCGCTGTTCGTCTTCGAGACCATGGTGGAGCGGCGGCTGCGCTTCGACTGGGTGAGCCAGACGATCTGCGCGGGGTTCGGCCCCATCGGCTTCTACGACCGGGTCGGAGCGCTGGTGCGCGAAGGCGCCATGGGCGTCGAGGGCGTGCCGAAGTTCCTCGGGATTCAGCAGGAAGCGCGCTCGCCGATGGCGCGGGCCTGGCGGAAGGGGCACCGGCGGATCGAGGCCGAGGACGCCGAGTGCGTCTCGGACGACCTGCTGGATCAGGCGCTGTACAACACCAACCCCGAGGGGAGCTATCCCCTGCTTTGCCGGCACCTGGAGCGCTACGGCGGCGAATTGCGCGCCCTGCGGCGGGAGGAGTACGAAAGGCGCCTGCCGCTGCTGCTGCGAGAGCTCGCGAACAACGACATCCCCGTGAAGACGAGGGAGGTGAACGGCCGGGAGGAGATCATGGAGAAGGCGGGGATCATGGCCCTTGCCGGCACGCTCCAGGCGATCGACGAGGGTACGATCCGGGAAGGGGAAACGGTCCTGTCCTTCTTCACCGGGGGCGCCGGGGGGTTCTCCGGGCGCGAGGCGGTCCCCGAGTGTCTGATCGGGCGGGAGGAGGACCTGGCGGCCGCGGTCGAGCGTTACTGGAAAGGGGTCGAGGGCCGCTCGTTCACCACATCGCCCTAG
- a CDS encoding DMT family transporter — MDSQLFFGLVALASSASWALGTVLWRKIGEEISPFSMNLGKGVIGSLFLAAAFLVIRLEPMSLHDFLYLGISGLLGITLGDTFFFLSLMHLGPSLSSLMGTLVPVCVAASAVIFLGERPSIAAWAGICLTVGGVAWVVQARQARVGLAGGTSRGVVLRLLSVLFMTAGIICAKIGVRAVPSVQATLIRMLWGVGGLLCWGFLSRQLRGWVAPFGDPRLLRKVSLIVFIVVFGGFWLSLLSLKHLDASLAGALGSTAPLFILPIAAILLGERISLKAGLATAVAVGGVALLLVSR, encoded by the coding sequence GTGGACAGCCAGCTCTTCTTCGGTCTCGTGGCGTTGGCATCCTCCGCCTCCTGGGCCCTCGGCACCGTGTTGTGGCGCAAGATCGGGGAGGAGATCTCCCCGTTCAGCATGAACCTGGGCAAGGGCGTCATCGGCAGCCTCTTTCTCGCCGCGGCCTTTCTCGTGATCCGCCTGGAGCCGATGAGCCTGCACGACTTTCTCTACCTCGGGATCAGCGGTCTGCTCGGGATCACCCTCGGGGATACGTTTTTCTTCCTCTCCCTGATGCACCTGGGCCCGAGTCTCTCCTCGCTCATGGGAACCCTCGTCCCTGTCTGCGTGGCCGCTTCCGCCGTCATCTTCCTGGGCGAGCGACCATCCATCGCCGCGTGGGCCGGCATCTGCCTCACCGTGGGCGGCGTCGCCTGGGTCGTGCAGGCGCGCCAGGCGCGCGTGGGGCTGGCAGGCGGCACGTCGCGGGGGGTCGTGCTCCGGCTCCTCTCCGTCCTCTTCATGACCGCCGGGATCATCTGCGCCAAGATCGGCGTCCGCGCCGTCCCCTCGGTGCAGGCCACCCTGATCCGGATGCTCTGGGGCGTCGGCGGACTGCTCTGCTGGGGATTCCTCAGTCGCCAGCTGCGGGGCTGGGTGGCTCCCTTCGGAGACCCGAGGCTCCTGCGAAAGGTCTCCCTCATCGTCTTCATCGTGGTCTTTGGCGGCTTCTGGCTCTCCCTGCTGTCGCTGAAGCATCTCGACGCTTCTCTCGCCGGCGCGCTCGGCTCCACGGCGCCCTTGTTCATCCTGCCCATCGCAGCTATCCTGCTCGGGGAACGAATTTCCCTGAAGGCCGGCCTGGCGACGGCCGTGGCGGTCGGCGGCGTCGCCCTCCTGCTCGTCAGCAGGTAA